TTGTTTCTGTCTCCCTCTTCCCGCAGCACGCCGCACAGAGCGCCTTGGCGTCTTGTACAGGCTTTTGATATGGCATGTTTGCGCCACCCGGTTGCTCTGAGAGCCAGAGTGGCAGGAAACACTCAAGTGTGTGCGCCATGAGGGAAGACATCATTGGCGATGCGGGTATAGATAGGGAGACGCTGACAGTGAATCAGAGACGAATCTTGCTCTGACTTGCGCATGACCAATATGAATATGGTCGTGGAGCAGTAGACACAAAGAGGTTAAGGCGGCGGATGGCTAAAGCGAGCAGCTGTGAGTGCAAACATGTAACCAAAATGCTGCTTCATCGCATGTATCCCCCGTCTCTCTGAAAATGCTGTAAGATCCGAACCATCCACGCATTGCACAACTCATCGTGATCATGTGAGAGATGCCTCTCCCTCGCTTCAACTGTGCACAATCGCTACAGCTCCTGCGGGTagcatccatctccaccaGCCCCGGATTCCGAGAGCCTCCCCACTAAATGCACCATCGACATGCCTACATTAGCACTGCGAGATCGATCTCTCGGGCCATCGCTCGTCGTAATCAACGCCAACCAGACAACCAAGAAAGACTAGCTTCACTCCATGCTGCCTTTGTTCCCTCGGCCTGTTCTTTGTCGATCCTCGTCATGCCAGCGTCTCGCAGGTTAGTGGTCGAGATTTGCCGTCATCGTCATGCCGTTTCTTAGCCGATGCCGCCTCGCTCAGtcacctgcagcagcagatccaACCACCGACATCACGGGACGACTTGCTGCTGTCTTGGACCGCTGCGGAGAAGATTACTCGACAATCTCCCTGATGTTACTGGCCCGATGATGCAGCTTCCGGCGCAGCTGGCACGCGACCTCCGTCTGTCTTGGGCCTGCCGCAGCGCCCCACCACAGCCGCTCTAGGGTCTAGATGCAACTTTATAGGGCCTATGGCCGCTAGCAACCCGCTACAGCGGTGGCCTGTGACGCAGGAGGCAGCGCTGCGCAAGTGCATCCCGCCGTCGCCAGCCTTGTGACTCGAAACTTGGAGATCGCATCACCGCTTCTGCTCAGGCCCAGCAaccagagcagagcagatcAGTGCACCAAAGCTGGACAGAATGGTGAGCATCAGTGACTGAACTCTGCTATCAATTTCTATCCGCAGCACTCAAAGCTAACATGAACAAAATCAAGTCGTCCGAGCGCAGTCCTCTCCTATCCAACGGCGAGGAGTCCAGCGAGACTCTCCCGCAAAAGACGGGCCTTCGCTTCTCACGGGTCCGCGAGATCATCTTCTTTGTCTGGGGCCTCGTTGCCACTGCCGCTTTCGTCGTCGCCGCTGTCTGGATCCAACATGCCTCGCAAACCCATCATAACGACAACAAGGTCGCTGCCAAGCGCAACCTGGTCTTCATGGTCTCGGATGGCATGGGGCCGGCTTCGCTCGCTTTGACTCGAGGCTACCGACAGCACATCTACAACCTCCCCGAAAACGACACCCTCACCTTGGACAAGCATTTCTGGGGCACCAGCCGCACGCGCTCCACCAACTCCTTGGTGACCGACAGCGCTGCCGGCGCCACCGCCTTCTCCTGCGGCCTCAAGAGCTACAACGGTGCCATCTCAGTCCTGCCCGACTACCAGCCATGCGGATCGGTCATGGAGGCGGCAAAGAGGAGCGGATACACAACCGGACTCGTCGTCACGACTGACATCACAGATGCCACGCCCGCTTGCTTCGCCAGCCACGTCCTAAGGCGAGATATGCAAGACTCCATCGCGCTTCAGGAGGTTGGAGAGGGTGTTCTGGGCCGCTCTGTCGATCTTATGCTCGGTGGTGGTCGCTGCCATTTCCTTCCCAACACCACTGAGGGCGGATGCCGTGCAGACGGCATCGATGTTACACGCTTGGCTCAGGAGAAGCACGGCTGGACTTACGCCGACAGTCGCCAGGGCTTCGATGCCCTCGACGGCGGCAACAAAGTGAACCTTCCTTTCCTAGGTCTCTTCGCTGAGCGAGACGTGCCCTTTGAAATCGACAGACAGAAGCAAAACGATGTTTACCCCAGTCTGAGTGAGATGGCCACAGCTGCCCTGCGAGCCCTTGAAGAGGCAACCAAGAACTCTGACAAGGGTTTCTTCCTCATGATCGAGGGAAGCCGTGTGGACCACGCCGGCCACAACAATGACCCTGCCGCCCAGGTCCGCGAAGTGCTCGAGTACGACAAGACCTTCAAGGCAGTCATTGACTTTATCGCCAACAGCAAGACCGAGACCGTCCTCGTTTCCACCAGCGACCACGAAACCGGCGGTCTCGCAACGGCCATCCAAGAGCCTGGTCATCTGCCTGTATACAACTGGTACCCCCGCGCTCTTGCTGAGGCTTCTTCCTCAACTGAATTCCTCGCCGCCAAGCTTCGTGCCTACGCAGCAACCACGTCATCCTCCAAAGCCGACCTCAAGCAGTGGATCAACAAGGAGCTCGTCGTTCCCGGCCTCGGCATCTCCAACGCCTCCGACGACGAGCTCTCAGCCCTGGCAGACCATGCCGATGCTTCGCTCGAGATCTTCTCCGCCATGATTTCTCTCCGCGCTCACATTGGCTGGAGCACCCACGGCCATACCGCCGTGGACGTCAATATTTACTCTTCTGGCGGCCCTGGCACGGACAAGATCCGTGGCAACGTCGAGAACACGGATGTAGGTCGCTACTTGCGCCATTACTTGGACGTCAACGTCGAGGACATCACCAAGGAGCtgagggagaagatggccaaggTTGCGTTGGACATGCCGGCTGATGAGATGAGCGTTGCGGAGCCATATCATGCActggagaagatggtggaAGTTTAAGAACGCGATTACTTAGAGTAGATGTGTTTTCTTcggtttttcctttttttcccccccataCATGTGTTGAGACGGTGTTGATTATTTAGACACGGGCATATTTTACATTTAGATTGCGATTTCGCATTCTGGCATAGCAATTGGTATTAGTAcacacagacacagacacagacacagacaGAGTTTTGTTATTTTCGCTGCTCTCCAGTATCTTTTTatcagagaaagaaaggaattgCGAttcgtttttttgtttttctcttaaaatatatatatatggccATGAATACAAACGCACCAAAGGATATCATATCTCTCCCTCCATCTTGTTCCGCTTAAcgcctaaaaaaaaaaaaaagaatgtcAATCATTATAATAagtcttgtttttttctttttctttttctttttgccctttcTTGTTGAAAGTGAAATTCCATCAATACCCATATCATATCATGTTTTTTTACCCGCGTGGTGCCCATACCAGTTTTTCCATCTAATTCCGTCCTTTATTCCTCCCATAATTCATAGCCCGAGAGAAGGGGAAAcccaaataaataaataaataaataaataaaaaagagagtgagagtgaagGAGACGCGGAGAATTCAATTCTCAACAGGTCTCTCTTCAAGACTATATCGCATGTACAATTTATCCAGAAAATGCGAGTGTCGTATTCCGTTTGGCCTCGCCGTTTTGAACGCCTCAATGGCATCTGCCAGCGCAAAGCCACACTTCTCAACGAGATAGCAAACAACAAAGTAGCCGGAGCGATTGTACCCGTAATGGCAGTGCACGCCCACGACACACTGCTCCGGAGCAGACCAGCCTTCCGCGGCGGCGCGTTCGCGCTGAGCCTCGCGAATGGAATCGACCAGCTTGATGAACTGGTCGACGGTCTCTGCCTCGGGGGGGATCTTGGACACGGTAGGGAATTTGTGGTAGTGGATGCCGCCGCGCTCGAGGCCGCGCGGGTCATAGACAGGCTGGTCCTTGGAGATGTCAATGACGTCCTTGATGGCATGGCCCCATTTCTCGGCGAATACCGCAGGGCAGTGCACGTCGTCGGCCTCGCGGAGCGTCTTGATGACGCGGAAGACGGGCTTGTCGCTGGGGCCAATGAGTTCGGAAACGGGCTTGACGCCCTGCCACTTGAGGAGGTTCTTTACATCCCATTTGCCCTCGCGAGAGAggtgctggagctgccaGGCGAGCGAGAGGCGCTGGGTGATGTGATCGGCGAGAAAATCGGATACGAGGCCGGCGAGGGCGCGAACTGTGCGTGGGGAGTAGAGGAGCGTGTGGTTTGCCGCTGCGCCGGTGAGGATGATGGATCGCACGGCTCGCATGGGGTGTTGTGACTGAGGGGGCAGGTCTGGCGGATACTCGACGGGTGTTGAAGGGCCATTGGCATCGCTGTCTtctgcatcttcagcaggcaggccgccgccgttgACATTGACATCAGTGTCAAGCTGTGTTGAGCCGTTGACACTCGCAGGTGAGTTCAGCTCCGATGCGATGGGTGTCTGCTGAGCTTCATTATGCGCAATGGTATCATCCAGTGAGTGGAAGGCCTTGACGATCTTATCCACCTCCTTTGGCGGCGTCACATTATCCTTTTCGCCGGCAATCAGGAAGACGGGCATATCCAAGCCGGCCCAAGCCTCAGGTCCGGGAACGCCACCAATGGGCTTCCCATCTTCGTACCGAGCCGCCATGCCGCCATATGCCATCCGTCTCCAGACCGGCGTTCGGCTCTGCTGATTGTATCGATACTGCATGAGCTTCAGCTCGGCCGGTGCGCCCTCTCCCACGAAGCGCGCaacgctggtgctgctgggccCTCCTCTGCCATCCCACATGCGCCAGAGGCCAAAGATCCAGCCGGGAATCCAGAACAGCCGCCTGATAAATTTTGCTTTCGATTCCTCCATCGGTCCAGACACGGGACAAATCGCAACCAGCCCAACAACATGCTTGGCAAGAGCCGTCGTGTGCGGCAGCTTGGGATTCGCCAGACCAGCCGACAAGATGGTGCCCATGCTATGCGCAATCAAGACCACGCCCTGGTCGTGCTCCTTGTCACGATGATCCTCGATGATCACCTCCAACAGCTCCATCAATGCCTCTGAGGTGTACGCCGCCCATTCTGTCGGCGCAAACTTGGATCGTCCGCCGCCAGGCCAATCGATGGCCAGACACGGCGCCAGGTCAACCAAGCTCCTCAGCAGCGGATGGAACTGCGCAACCGAGCCGCCCAAGCCCGGGATGCacaccagcagcggcagcggcgcggGTTTCTTGGGCAGCTGGTCGGCCTTGACATGCTGGCGGAAGAAGACGCGAATCTCGGGATACTCGAAGCGGCTCGTCTTGTAAGACTTGAACTGGGAATGATCGCGAAGCAGCGCAGGATCGGTGGCGTGAGGGTCTGTGGAGAGGGACGTCTCCGGCGCCGAAGCCGGGCTGCTTTGCGCTGTCTTTGCCATTTGCGCGATGGCTGTTCGTGTTCCAATTGGTGTTTTTAATCGGGTATTCGCGATGGCGGACGTCGTGTTGTCGCTATTATTCGCCCTCCACGGAGATCAATCCCAGCCAAGCAAAGCTCGATTGTTCCAGAACAAAGGGAACTCCAATGCCAGGAACGGCGCTCCACCTTTGTATATCGCGATGCGCAAAtcgctataaaaaaaaacgagaagaaaagcaaaacgagaaaaaaaatcctagCACGGACAGGCAGAGGGCAAACAACACCGCAAGCTGTTCTCAGACAAATTGGGCCGAAGAGCTCGCCTACAACGACAAACAACGGCTTGCTCctgtcaaaaaaaaaaaagggagccGTATGAAACAAAGTCTCTCGCTCAGCAAGAAAAGGATGACGCAGCGGCAGGTCTAGACAGAGTCTTGGGTATCGGTTCTGAATCGAGAAATaaacagggaaaaaaaaaagaccttgATGGGTTCTTCTCCTCCCTCGTCGCAGAAAAGA
The Trichoderma asperellum chromosome 7, complete sequence DNA segment above includes these coding regions:
- a CDS encoding uncharacterized protein (TransMembrane:1 (i33-53o)), which codes for MSSERSPLLSNGEESSETLPQKTGLRFSRVREIIFFVWGLVATAAFVVAAVWIQHASQTHHNDNKVAAKRNLVFMVSDGMGPASLALTRGYRQHIYNLPENDTLTLDKHFWGTSRTRSTNSLVTDSAAGATAFSCGLKSYNGAISVLPDYQPCGSVMEAAKRSGYTTGLVVTTDITDATPACFASHVLRRDMQDSIALQEVGEGVLGRSVDLMLGGGRCHFLPNTTEGGCRADGIDVTRLAQEKHGWTYADSRQGFDALDGGNKVNLPFLGLFAERDVPFEIDRQKQNDVYPSLSEMATAALRALEEATKNSDKGFFLMIEGSRVDHAGHNNDPAAQVREVLEYDKTFKAVIDFIANSKTETVLVSTSDHETGGLATAIQEPGHLPVYNWYPRALAEASSSTEFLAAKLRAYAATTSSSKADLKQWINKELVVPGLGISNASDDELSALADHADASLEIFSAMISLRAHIGWSTHGHTAVDVNIYSSGGPGTDKIRGNVENTDVGRYLRHYLDVNVEDITKELREKMAKVALDMPADEMSVAEPYHALEKMVEV
- a CDS encoding uncharacterized protein (EggNog:ENOG41), translating into MAKTAQSSPASAPETSLSTDPHATDPALLRDHSQFKSYKTSRFEYPEIRVFFRQHVKADQLPKKPAPLPLLVCIPGLGGSVAQFHPLLRSLVDLAPCLAIDWPGGGRSKFAPTEWAAYTSEALMELLEVIIEDHRDKEHDQGVVLIAHSMGTILSAGLANPKLPHTTALAKHVVGLVAICPVSGPMEESKAKFIRRLFWIPGWIFGLWRMWDGRGGPSSTSVARFVGEGAPAELKLMQYRYNQQSRTPVWRRMAYGGMAARYEDGKPIGGVPGPEAWAGLDMPVFLIAGEKDNVTPPKEVDKIVKAFHSLDDTIAHNEAQQTPIASELNSPASVNGSTQLDTDVNVNGGGLPAEDAEDSDANGPSTPVEYPPDLPPQSQHPMRAVRSIILTGAAANHTLLYSPRTVRALAGLVSDFLADHITQRLSLAWQLQHLSREGKWDVKNLLKWQGVKPVSELIGPSDKPVFRVIKTLREADDVHCPAVFAEKWGHAIKDVIDISKDQPVYDPRGLERGGIHYHKFPTVSKIPPEAETVDQFIKLVDSIREAQRERAAAEGWSAPEQCVVGVHCHYGYNRSGYFVVCYLVEKCGFALADAIEAFKTARPNGIRHSHFLDKLYMRYSLEERPVEN